Genomic window (Burkholderia sp. HI2500):
CCAGGATTATTTGTTATAATCCTGGTCTTCCCTCTTTATGGGAGCCCCGTCGCGGGCGAAGTTGGTGGGGGAAGCGGACTGGCGCCTGCCTGTCCGAAAGATTCACCGAATTGCGATGGCGGGTTTCGTTTGCCGTCGCTGCTGTTCCAACCCAAGCAGCCGATTGGCTGACGGGACCAAGACTGACCGAATGCATCATGGTGGTGCATCCGGATTAAGTTGGGAAAGACAAACCATGATCCAGACCGAATCTCGGCTCGAAGTAGCCGACAACACGGGTGCACGTGAAGTCCTGTGCATCAAGGTGCTCGGCGGCTCGAAGCGTCGTTATGCCGGCATTGGCGACATCATCAAGGTGAGCGTCAAAGAGGCAACGCCGCGCGGGCGCGTGAAGAAAGGCGAAATTTACAACGCCGTGGTGGTCCGCACCGCCAAGGGCGTGCGCCGTCAAGACGGCTCGCTGATCAAGTTCGACGGCAACGCCGCTGTGCTTTTGAATAACAAGCTCGAGCCGATCGGCACCCGTATTTTCGGGCCGGTCACGCGTGAGCTGCGTAGCGAACGATTCATGAAGATCGTTTCGCTGGCGCCGGAAGTGCTGTAAGGAGTCGCGATGAACAAGATTCGCAAAGGTGACGAAGTCATCGTCGTCACTGGCAAGGACAAGGGCAAGCGCGGCGTCGTGCTGGCTGTCGGTGCAGAGCATGTGACGGTTGAAGGTATCAACCTCGTCAAGAAGCATGTGAAGCCGAACCCGATGAAGGGTACGACGGGCGGCGTGGAAGCGAAGACGATGCCCCTGCATATTTCGAACGTCGCACTGGTCGACGCGAATGGCAAGGCGTCGCGTGTTGGCATCAAGGTCGAGGAAGGCAAGAAGGTTCGCTTCCTGAAGACGACCGGTGCTGTACTGAGCGCCTGACGCAGCGGAGTAAAAAATGGCTCGTTTTCAAGAGTTTTACAAAGAAAAGGTTGTGCCCGGCCTGATCGAGAAGTTCGGTTACAAGTCGGTCATGGAAGTGCCGCGCATCACCAAGATCACGCTGAACATGGGTCTTGGCGAAGCGATCGCTGACAAGAAGATCATCGAGAACGCCGTTGGCGACCTCACGAAGATCGCTGGTCAGAAGCCGGTCGTGACCAAGGCACGCAAGGCAATCGCAGGCTTCAAGATCCGCCAGGGCTACCCGATCGGCGCGATGGTGACGCTGCGTGGCCAAGCGATGTACGAATTCCTCGACCGTTTCGTGACGGTTGCCCTGCCCCGCGTGCGTGACTTCCGCGGCGTGTCGGGTCGTGCTTTCGATGGCCGTGGCAACTACAACATCGGTGTGAAAGAGCAGATCATTTTCCCCGAAATCGACTACGACAAGATCGACGCACTGCGTGGGCTGAACATCAGCATCACGACGACTGCGAAGACCGACGACGAAGCAAAGGCTCTGCTCGCCAGCTTCAAGTTCCCGTTCAGAAACTGAGGTTACCGTGGCTAAACTGGCACTGATCGAACGTGAAAAGAAGCGCGCCCGCCTGGTCGCGAAGTTCGCAGCAAAGCGCGATGCGCTGAAGGCGATCGTCGAAGACCAAAGCAAGTCGGAAGAAGAGCGCTACGAAGCACGCCTTGAGCTGCAGCAACTGCCCCGCAACGCAAACCCGACCCGCCAGCGTAACCGCTGCGCGATCACGGGCCGTCCGCGTGGCACGTTCCGTAAATTCGGCCTCGCGCGTAACAAGATTCGTGAAATCGCATTCCGTGGCGAGATTCCTGGCCTGACCAAGGCGAGCTGGTAATAGGAGAAACGTAAATGAGCATGAGTGATCCTATCGCCGATATGCTGACTCGCATCCGCAACGGGCAGATGGTCGAGAAGGTATCGGTGTCGATGCCCTCGTCGAAAGTCAAGGTTGCAATCGCGCAAGTCCTGAAAGACGAAGGCTATATCGACGATTTCGCCGTGAAGGCGGAAGGTGCGAAGTCCGAACTGAATATCGCGCTGAAGTACTACGCTGGCCGTCCGGTCATCGAACGCATCGAACGCGTGTCGAAGCCTGGCCTGCGCGTGTACCGCGGCCGTAACGACATCCCGCAGGTCATGAATGGCCTCGGTGTCGCAATCGTGTCGACGCCGAAGGGCGTGATGACCGACCGCAAGGCGCGCGCTACCGGCGTCGGCGGCGAAGTCATCTGCTACGTCGCTTAAAGCCGAGGAGAGAGAAACATGTCTCGAGTAGGTAAGAGCCCGATCGCGCTGCAAGGCGCGGAAGTCAAGCTGGCCGACGGTGCGATCACCGTCAAGGGCCCGCTGGGCACCATCACGCAAGCGATCAATCCGCTCGTGAACGTGGCGAACAACGACGGCACGCTGAACCTGTCGCCGGTGGACGAAAGCCGCGAAGCAAATGCACTGTCGGGCACGATGCGCGCGATTATCGCGAATGCCGTGCACGGCGTGACCAAGGGTTTCGAGCGCAAGCTGACGCTGGTTGGCGTCGGTTATCGTGCGCAAGCGCAAGGCGACAAGCTGAACCTGTCGCTGGGTTTCTCGCACCCGGTGGTGCACCAGATGCCGGAAGGCGTCAAGGCAGAAACCCCGACGCAAACCGAAATCGTGATCAAGGGGATCAACAAGCAACAAGTCGGTCAAGTAGCTGCGGAAGTCCGCGGTTACCGTCCGCCGGAGCCCTACAAGGGCAAGGGCGTGCGCTATTCCGACGAGGTTGTGATCCTCAAAGAAACGAAGAAGAAGTAAGGGTGCGCAATCATGGATAAGACTCAATCTCGCCTGCGCCGCGCTCGCCAGACGCGTATCAAGATCGCTGAGCTGCAGGTCGCGCGTCTCGCCGTGCATCGCACGAACACGCACATCTACGCTCAAGTGTTCTCGCCGTGCGGCACCAAGGTGCTCGCCAGCGCGTCGACGCTCGAAGCAGAAGTGCGCGCAGAACTGGCCGACAAGTCGGGCAAGGGCGGCAACGTCAATGCCGCGACGCTGATCGGCAAGCGTATTGCCGAAAAGGCAAAGGCTGCCGGCATCGAATCCGTCGCCTTCGACCGCTCGGGCTTCCGCTACCACGGCCGCGTCAAGGCGCTGGCTGAGGCAGCTCGCGAAGCTGGGCTCAAGTTCTAAGGAAGGAATTCGTCATGGCAAAGATGCAAGCGAAAGTTCAGGCTGACGAGCGCGACGACGGCCTTCGCGAAAAGATGATTTCGGTCAATCGCGTGACCAAG
Coding sequences:
- the rplN gene encoding 50S ribosomal protein L14, with protein sequence MIQTESRLEVADNTGAREVLCIKVLGGSKRRYAGIGDIIKVSVKEATPRGRVKKGEIYNAVVVRTAKGVRRQDGSLIKFDGNAAVLLNNKLEPIGTRIFGPVTRELRSERFMKIVSLAPEVL
- the rplX gene encoding 50S ribosomal protein L24, with protein sequence MNKIRKGDEVIVVTGKDKGKRGVVLAVGAEHVTVEGINLVKKHVKPNPMKGTTGGVEAKTMPLHISNVALVDANGKASRVGIKVEEGKKVRFLKTTGAVLSA
- the rplE gene encoding 50S ribosomal protein L5, producing the protein MARFQEFYKEKVVPGLIEKFGYKSVMEVPRITKITLNMGLGEAIADKKIIENAVGDLTKIAGQKPVVTKARKAIAGFKIRQGYPIGAMVTLRGQAMYEFLDRFVTVALPRVRDFRGVSGRAFDGRGNYNIGVKEQIIFPEIDYDKIDALRGLNISITTTAKTDDEAKALLASFKFPFRN
- the rpsN gene encoding 30S ribosomal protein S14 encodes the protein MAKLALIEREKKRARLVAKFAAKRDALKAIVEDQSKSEEERYEARLELQQLPRNANPTRQRNRCAITGRPRGTFRKFGLARNKIREIAFRGEIPGLTKASW
- the rpsH gene encoding 30S ribosomal protein S8, whose translation is MSMSDPIADMLTRIRNGQMVEKVSVSMPSSKVKVAIAQVLKDEGYIDDFAVKAEGAKSELNIALKYYAGRPVIERIERVSKPGLRVYRGRNDIPQVMNGLGVAIVSTPKGVMTDRKARATGVGGEVICYVA
- the rplF gene encoding 50S ribosomal protein L6, yielding MSRVGKSPIALQGAEVKLADGAITVKGPLGTITQAINPLVNVANNDGTLNLSPVDESREANALSGTMRAIIANAVHGVTKGFERKLTLVGVGYRAQAQGDKLNLSLGFSHPVVHQMPEGVKAETPTQTEIVIKGINKQQVGQVAAEVRGYRPPEPYKGKGVRYSDEVVILKETKKK
- the rplR gene encoding 50S ribosomal protein L18, with the protein product MDKTQSRLRRARQTRIKIAELQVARLAVHRTNTHIYAQVFSPCGTKVLASASTLEAEVRAELADKSGKGGNVNAATLIGKRIAEKAKAAGIESVAFDRSGFRYHGRVKALAEAAREAGLKF